Proteins encoded within one genomic window of Bemisia tabaci chromosome 2, PGI_BMITA_v3:
- the eIF3d1 gene encoding eukaryotic translation initiation factor 3 subunit D codes for MTMPEGSGPSHFKAPPIQDNPDGWGPRDMPDQFKDMPYQPFSKGDRLGKISDWTGAAILDKKYKDKYQSQFGSLSQYAYYHEEDESSFHLVDTARIQKPPYQRGRFRQNLRNMRGRGMRGGGGQFHFQMLGKGKMQQGLRKGQTANRGFRKQQGMRNNRNQAPVKNRDASVTVRADWSIIEEIDFARFSKLSLPNVKDPADLTCCGALEYYDKTYDRVKVKNEKPLQRIERIFHTVTTTDDPVIRKLSKNEGNVYATDTILATIMCCTRSNYPWDIVIEKVGDKLFFDKRDNTEFDLLTVNETASEPPQEDPTGVNSPRNLALEATFINNNFSQQVLKTAEKGDPRYKFPEPNPFASEEEEGEIASVGYRYRKWDLGDGIVLVARCEHDGVLKMPNGDVLFLTIKALNEWDPKLSGGVDWRQKLDTQRGGVLAHELRNNACKLAKWTVQALLAGSDQMRFGYVSRVHVKDPSKHVILDTQHCKPQEFAVQINLNMDNAWGILRCIIDLCMKQKDGKYLIMKDPNKPLIRLFAIPDNTFESEGEEADEDEMGMKTW; via the exons ATgacaatgcctgaaggttcaggACCTAGTCATTTCAAGGCTCCCCCGATTCAGGATAATCCAGATGGATGGGGGCCGCGAGATATGCCGGACCAGTTCAAAGACATGCCGTATCAACCTTTCTCAAAAGGAGATCGTCTAGGAAAG ATTTCAGATTGGACTGGTGCTGCCATTCTAGACAAGAAATACAAAG acaaatatCAGTCACAATTTGGAAGTCTGTCTCAGTATGCATACTACCATGAAGAAGATGAGAGCTCATTCCACCTTGTCGATACAGCTCGTATTCAGAAACCACCGTACCAGCGAGGCCGCTTCCGTCAGAATCTCCGCAACATGCGTGGTAGAGGTATGCGAGGTGGAGGTGGACAGTTCCATTTCCAGATGCTGGGGAAAGGAAAAATGCAGCAAGG ACTTCGGAAAGGTCAGACTGCAAACAGAGGATTCCGCAAGCAGCAAGGTATGCGGAACAATAGGAACCAAGCCCCTGTCAAAAATCGTGACGCTTCTGTTACTGTTCGAGCTGATTGGAGTATTATTGAGGAAATAGATTTTGCCCGATTTTCAAAACTATCCCTACCGAACGTGAAGGATCCTGCAGACCT tACCTGCTGTGGTGCCTTAGAGTACTATGACAAGACCTATGATCGTGTcaaagtgaaaaatgaaaaaccactCCAGCGCATTGAGCGAATTTTCCATACTGTAACAACAACTGATGATCCTGTAATCCGAAAG CTGTCCAAAAATGAAGGCAACGTCTATGCAACTGACACTATCTTGGCGACAATCATGTGTTGCACACGCTCAAATTATCCATGGGATATAGTCATAGAGAAAGTTGGCGATAAATTATTCTTTGACAAGCGTGACAACACAGAATTTG ATCTATTAACGGTCAATGAAACTGCTAGTGAACCTCCGCAAGAAGATCCTACAGGTGTCAATTCCCCGAGGAACCTAGCTCTTGAAGCTACATTCATCAACAATAACTTCTCGCAGCAAGTTTTAAAAACAGCTGAAAAG ggTGATCCACGCTACAAATTCCCGGAGCCGAATCCCTTCGCATCtgaagaggaggaaggagaaaTTGCGTCTGTCGGTTATCGCTACCGGAAGTGGGATCTTGGAGATGGTATTGTGCTAGTAGCCCGTTGTGAGCACGATGGTGTGCTAAAAATGCCCAATGGCGATGTCCTATTTTTAACAATCAAGGCTTTGAATGAATGGGATCCCAAg CTGTCTGGTGGAGTGGACTGGAGACAGAAACTAGATACACAAAGAGGAGGTGTGCTAGCACATGAATTGCGGAACAACGCTTGCAAATTAGCCAAATGGACTGTCCAAGCTCTTTTGGCCGGTTCCGATCAAATGCGATTCGG GTATGTCAGTCGAGTCCACGTGAAAGACCCATCTAAGCACGTAATCCTAGACACACAACATTGCAAGCCACAGGAATTCGCCGTGCAAATCAACTTGAACATGGATAATGCATGGGGTATCCTCAGGTGTATAATCGACTTGTGTATGAAACAGAAGGACGGGAAATACTTAATAATGAAGGATCCAAACAAG CCTTTAATAAGATTGTTTGCCATTCCGGATAACACATTCGAATCAGAGGGCGAAGAGGCTGATGAGGATGAAATGGGCATGAAAACTTG GTAA
- the PMP34 gene encoding peroxisomal membrane protein PMP34 isoform X1, translated as MSQGILLELLQISRKLLIDSVSAFGLLLLDFIIWPTPLRNIMTQREGLFSYTTLTHAIAGATGGVLATMMFYPLETVKSRLQIEENQRRDNQNSFKIMIELAEEEGVSTLYRGMLPVVQSVCVSSFVYYYTFHGLKTFVKSPSVSKDLILGIVAGSINVLTTTPFWVVNTRLKMKGLRSFEPLRYSSLLGGLKRIYLDEGLGALWRGTGPSLLLTCNPAVQFAIYETLKREIGSNLSAIHYFFLGAFSKCVATILTYPLIFIQNLQRHGHKYKNLKANANALELILYITRTLGIQGLYKGLEAKLLQSVLMAAFVFVTYEKVKQMVHRVLLPTKLVK; from the exons ATgagtcaaggaattttactAGAGCTCCTCCAAATCTCACGAAAATTGCTGATCGATTCAGTCTCAGCTTTTGGTTTATTGCTTCTCGATTTCAT TATCTGGCCAACCCCTCTTAGGAACATCATGACTCAAAGAGAAGGACTTTTCTCTTACACAACGCTCACACATGCTATAGCAGGTGCGACTGGTGGAGTTCTGGCTACCATGATGTTCTATCCGTTGGAAACTGTAAAATCCAGGCTTCAAATCGAAGAAAACCAAAGGAGAGACAACCAGAATtctttcaaaatcatgattGAGTTAGCTGAAGAAGAAGGGGTCAGCACTCTTTACAGAGGCATGCTCCCTGTTGTGCAGAGTGTGTGCGTGTCCAGCTTTGTGTATTATTACACGTTTCATGGTCTCAAAACGTTTGTGAAGTCACCATCGGTGAGCAAGGATCTGATTCTAGGGATTGTAGCTGGCAGCATCAATGTATTGACCACAACACCATTTTGGGTGGTGAACACAAGACTGAAGATGAAAGGCTTGAGATCCTTTGAGCCTCTCAGATATTCCTCATTACTGG GTGGGCTGAAACGAATATACTTAGACGAAGGACTAGGGGCTCTTTGGCGTGGCACTGGTCCCTCTCTCCTGTTGACCTGCAATCCTGCCGTGCAGTTTGCAATCTACGAAACATTGAAACGTGAAATTGGATCAAACTTAAGCGCCATCCATTACTTCTTTTTAGGTGCCTTTTCAAAATGTGTTGCAACCATACTGACGTATCCTctgattttcattcaaaatttacagAGA cacGGTCATAAATACAAGAACTTGAAAGCCAATGCAAATGCTCTAGAGCTAATTTTATATATCACAAG GACTTTAGGTATTCAAGGTCTCTATAAGGGTTTGGAGGCAAAGCTTCTTCAGTCAGTATTAATGGCAGCGTTTGTGTTTGTCACAtatgaaaaagtaaaacagaTGGTTCACCGTGTTTTACTGCCAACGAAACTAGTCAAGTGA
- the PMP34 gene encoding peroxisomal membrane protein PMP34 isoform X2, whose protein sequence is MTQREGLFSYTTLTHAIAGATGGVLATMMFYPLETVKSRLQIEENQRRDNQNSFKIMIELAEEEGVSTLYRGMLPVVQSVCVSSFVYYYTFHGLKTFVKSPSVSKDLILGIVAGSINVLTTTPFWVVNTRLKMKGLRSFEPLRYSSLLGGLKRIYLDEGLGALWRGTGPSLLLTCNPAVQFAIYETLKREIGSNLSAIHYFFLGAFSKCVATILTYPLIFIQNLQRHGHKYKNLKANANALELILYITRTLGIQGLYKGLEAKLLQSVLMAAFVFVTYEKVKQMVHRVLLPTKLVK, encoded by the exons ATGACTCAAAGAGAAGGACTTTTCTCTTACACAACGCTCACACATGCTATAGCAGGTGCGACTGGTGGAGTTCTGGCTACCATGATGTTCTATCCGTTGGAAACTGTAAAATCCAGGCTTCAAATCGAAGAAAACCAAAGGAGAGACAACCAGAATtctttcaaaatcatgattGAGTTAGCTGAAGAAGAAGGGGTCAGCACTCTTTACAGAGGCATGCTCCCTGTTGTGCAGAGTGTGTGCGTGTCCAGCTTTGTGTATTATTACACGTTTCATGGTCTCAAAACGTTTGTGAAGTCACCATCGGTGAGCAAGGATCTGATTCTAGGGATTGTAGCTGGCAGCATCAATGTATTGACCACAACACCATTTTGGGTGGTGAACACAAGACTGAAGATGAAAGGCTTGAGATCCTTTGAGCCTCTCAGATATTCCTCATTACTGG GTGGGCTGAAACGAATATACTTAGACGAAGGACTAGGGGCTCTTTGGCGTGGCACTGGTCCCTCTCTCCTGTTGACCTGCAATCCTGCCGTGCAGTTTGCAATCTACGAAACATTGAAACGTGAAATTGGATCAAACTTAAGCGCCATCCATTACTTCTTTTTAGGTGCCTTTTCAAAATGTGTTGCAACCATACTGACGTATCCTctgattttcattcaaaatttacagAGA cacGGTCATAAATACAAGAACTTGAAAGCCAATGCAAATGCTCTAGAGCTAATTTTATATATCACAAG GACTTTAGGTATTCAAGGTCTCTATAAGGGTTTGGAGGCAAAGCTTCTTCAGTCAGTATTAATGGCAGCGTTTGTGTTTGTCACAtatgaaaaagtaaaacagaTGGTTCACCGTGTTTTACTGCCAACGAAACTAGTCAAGTGA